Proteins encoded by one window of Synechococcales cyanobacterium T60_A2020_003:
- the rpoD gene encoding RNA polymerase sigma factor RpoD, translated as MTQANNALGTIEQSDMGVALLGDVDGVDTIEGEDVDEEQDDLFDMQAEADEDGDGSATKGKATRRRAQTKKKHYTEDSIRLYLQEIGRIRLLRADEEIELARKIADLLELEQVHEQLVEKLDREPTDAEWAEAVGMELFPFRRRLHIGRRAKDKMVQSNLRLVVSIAKKYMNRGLSFQDLIQEGSLGLIRAAEKFDHEKGYKFSTYATWWIRQAITRAIADQSRTIRLPVHLYETISRIKKTTKLLSQEMGRKPTEEEIATRMEMTIEKLRFIAKSAQLPISLETPIGKEEDSRLGDFIESDGETPEDQVSKNLLREDLEGVLGTLSPRERDVLRLRYGLDDGRMKTLEEIGQIFNVTRERIRQIEAKALRKLRHPNRNSVLKEYIR; from the coding sequence ATGACCCAAGCTAACAACGCACTCGGAACCATAGAGCAATCTGATATGGGCGTAGCACTTCTAGGGGATGTTGATGGTGTAGACACCATTGAAGGCGAGGACGTTGATGAGGAGCAAGACGATCTCTTCGATATGCAGGCAGAGGCAGACGAAGACGGTGATGGCTCTGCGACTAAGGGAAAAGCAACCCGTCGCCGTGCTCAAACGAAAAAGAAGCACTACACTGAGGACTCAATTCGCCTATACCTGCAAGAAATTGGGCGGATTCGGTTGCTGAGAGCCGATGAAGAAATTGAGCTAGCACGGAAAATTGCGGATTTGCTGGAGCTGGAGCAGGTTCACGAGCAGCTTGTTGAAAAGCTGGATCGGGAGCCAACGGATGCCGAGTGGGCTGAGGCTGTTGGCATGGAACTGTTTCCATTCCGTCGTCGGCTCCATATTGGGCGTCGCGCGAAGGACAAGATGGTTCAGTCAAACCTACGTCTGGTGGTTTCCATTGCGAAGAAGTACATGAACCGTGGTCTGTCGTTCCAGGATTTAATCCAGGAAGGTAGCCTTGGTCTAATCCGTGCCGCTGAGAAATTCGACCACGAGAAAGGATATAAGTTCTCAACCTACGCAACGTGGTGGATTCGTCAGGCGATTACACGGGCGATCGCTGATCAGTCACGGACGATCCGCCTTCCGGTTCACCTGTACGAAACTATTTCGCGGATTAAGAAAACCACGAAGCTTCTTTCCCAGGAAATGGGGCGTAAGCCTACTGAGGAAGAAATTGCCACTCGGATGGAGATGACCATCGAGAAACTACGGTTTATTGCTAAATCGGCTCAGCTTCCCATCTCGCTGGAGACTCCCATCGGGAAGGAAGAGGATTCGCGCCTTGGTGACTTTATTGAGTCTGATGGCGAAACGCCAGAGGATCAGGTCTCTAAGAATCTCCTGCGTGAAGATTTGGAAGGGGTTCTTGGAACGCTCAGCCCCCGTGAACGGGATGTTCTGCGTCTACGCTATGGCTTAGATGACGGGCGCATGAAGACCCTTGAAGAAATTGGGCAAATCTTCAATGTTACCCGTGAGCGGATTCGTCAAATTGAGGCAAAGGCTCTGCGTAAGCTGCGCCATCCCAACCGCAACAGCGTTCTGAAGGAATATATCCGATAA